A window from Lactiplantibacillus pentosus encodes these proteins:
- a CDS encoding phage terminase small subunit P27 family, with protein sequence MSRKVKALASMKKHLTNDERDQRKDTEKALFDYPSLDLTPPDWLHDRALTEWQRVAPYLKANTPISELDRAMLASYCRAYATVQTCENDIRKNGLVQTNQETGVRKPNPYVALQSQAMKDLKALANDLGMSLSSRARMELNKQKDETPEDTFEAMLS encoded by the coding sequence ATGAGCCGAAAAGTAAAAGCCTTAGCTAGTATGAAAAAACATTTAACCAATGATGAGCGTGACCAACGTAAGGACACAGAGAAAGCGTTATTTGATTACCCGTCACTCGATTTAACGCCCCCTGATTGGTTACATGATCGGGCCTTGACTGAATGGCAACGGGTAGCGCCTTATTTAAAGGCCAATACCCCAATTAGTGAACTTGACCGGGCCATGTTAGCCAGTTATTGCCGCGCTTATGCCACCGTACAGACATGCGAGAATGATATTCGTAAGAACGGGCTGGTACAAACTAATCAAGAGACTGGCGTACGTAAGCCGAACCCTTACGTGGCCTTGCAGTCACAAGCGATGAAAGATTTAAAAGCCTTAGCCAATGATTTAGGCATGTCGCTATCGAGCCGGGCCCGCATGGAATTAAACAAGCAGAAAGATGAGACACCCGAAGATACTTTCGAGGCGATGTTGTCATGA
- a CDS encoding phage head closure protein: MKNYSLNRLNKRVQFGTVKSVQNPINGTTKQQFVPLFTVWCGEYTLTISNTISLTGTTATTNQLIAVRHDERITTALLALLDGVEYKVAGVSSDSDMNAYDVVTLTKVNGHG, translated from the coding sequence ATGAAAAATTATAGCTTGAATCGCCTAAATAAGCGAGTACAGTTTGGCACCGTCAAGTCTGTTCAGAACCCAATAAACGGCACAACCAAGCAACAATTCGTGCCACTGTTCACTGTCTGGTGTGGTGAGTATACGTTGACCATCAGTAACACTATTAGCCTTACTGGTACGACTGCGACAACTAACCAGCTAATTGCGGTGCGCCATGATGAACGCATTACCACAGCACTACTAGCGTTGCTAGATGGTGTTGAGTATAAGGTTGCTGGCGTTAGTTCTGATAGCGATATGAATGCTTATGACGTGGTCACACTAACCAAGGTCAACGGTCATGGCTAA
- a CDS encoding HNH endonuclease, producing the protein MAKPMKQCEHPGCRTLVAYDTRYCEKHRKATNKWRYHKRMYDSDESKYQQFYKAAAWRRLSRRFLELNPVCIKCYEDGVIRKADVVDHVIEIKDDWSRRLDESNLQPLCYRHHNRKTGLVREQRKQRKQQTK; encoded by the coding sequence ATGGCTAAGCCAATGAAGCAATGTGAACACCCGGGTTGTCGGACGTTGGTTGCCTATGACACACGCTACTGTGAGAAGCACCGCAAGGCAACTAACAAGTGGCGGTATCACAAACGAATGTACGACTCAGACGAAAGTAAGTACCAGCAGTTTTACAAGGCAGCGGCATGGCGTCGTCTATCACGTCGGTTCTTAGAACTTAACCCAGTATGTATTAAGTGCTATGAAGATGGTGTGATCCGTAAAGCCGATGTGGTCGATCACGTTATCGAAATCAAAGACGATTGGTCACGTCGCTTAGATGAAAGTAACCTACAACCATTGTGCTACCGACACCATAACCGAAAAACGGGATTGGTTAGAGAACAACGAAAACAACGAAAACAACAAACTAAATAA
- a CDS encoding site-specific integrase, with product MATIKKYQDKDGNTRYQFQVYLGVDPQTGKKKSTRRRGFKSKSAARIALSRIEVELQQEPVLPVDNNILFVDVYHEWYDQYINTVRESTWARTAGMFDNHILPLFGNKRLRTITVNQCQRAVNLWFKEVTYNYKRWYNYLVSVFEYGLKHGYITHNPARMITMPVKPDSWGDKPDNFWDRDQLKTFFKCIDQQKEPEKYCLFRVLAFAGVRRGECLALTWQDIDFVHKTLRVNKTLTQGKRGKQIIQAPKTKKGRRTVSLDNTTVEILQRWHKQQREYYLFLGFNTLQPDQLVFANTKNGFKSLNTPGKWLKRIITDYHLTPSITVHGFRHSHASALFAAGATIKEVQTRLGHEDVATTLNVYTHVTKGQNQQAANKLANYLGF from the coding sequence ATGGCAACAATCAAGAAGTATCAGGACAAGGACGGGAATACCCGTTATCAGTTTCAAGTTTATTTAGGTGTTGATCCTCAAACTGGTAAAAAGAAGTCAACCCGGCGTCGGGGCTTTAAATCAAAAAGCGCTGCTCGTATTGCTTTATCCAGAATTGAAGTAGAGTTACAGCAAGAACCGGTTTTACCAGTTGATAACAATATTCTCTTCGTTGACGTCTATCATGAATGGTACGACCAGTATATTAATACCGTTCGTGAAAGCACTTGGGCAAGGACTGCTGGTATGTTCGATAATCACATCTTGCCGTTGTTTGGTAACAAGCGGTTACGAACCATCACCGTCAACCAGTGCCAGCGTGCTGTTAATCTATGGTTTAAAGAAGTCACGTACAATTACAAGCGTTGGTACAATTATCTGGTATCAGTCTTTGAATACGGCTTAAAACACGGCTATATCACACATAATCCAGCTAGAATGATTACAATGCCGGTCAAGCCTGATAGTTGGGGTGATAAGCCCGATAACTTCTGGGATCGCGATCAACTAAAGACGTTCTTCAAGTGCATTGACCAGCAAAAAGAACCCGAAAAGTATTGTCTCTTCCGGGTACTAGCGTTTGCAGGCGTGCGACGTGGCGAGTGTTTAGCCCTGACATGGCAAGATATTGACTTTGTCCATAAGACCTTGCGGGTTAATAAAACACTTACCCAAGGGAAACGCGGCAAGCAGATTATTCAAGCCCCTAAGACAAAAAAGGGCCGCCGCACTGTCAGCTTAGACAATACGACGGTAGAAATATTACAACGCTGGCATAAACAGCAACGTGAGTATTATTTGTTTTTAGGTTTTAATACGTTACAGCCGGATCAGTTAGTTTTTGCTAACACTAAGAACGGTTTTAAATCGCTTAATACTCCGGGTAAGTGGTTAAAGCGGATCATCACTGATTACCACCTAACCCCTAGTATTACCGTACATGGTTTTCGACACAGTCACGCCTCCGCTTTGTTTGCCGCTGGTGCCACCATTAAAGAAGTACAAACCCGATTAGGCCATGAGGACGTTGCAACAACCCTAAATGTTTACACACACGTCACTAAGGGCCAAAATCAGCAGGCGGCCAATAAGTTAGCTAATTATTTAGGCTTTTAA
- a CDS encoding helix-turn-helix domain-containing protein: protein MVNKLRELRSEKDLTLRTAVKELSKKTGLSISPDTLAKYERGVREPKLVVWQKLADFYNVSILYIQGISPYKTKKEVYENQQDNNYRLNLMHFVQEQLGTDNYRNDTELQELEKALLKEQTQLNVESDRYVSYDDLLAYSNLAKILFSPNFFSHTNNEYIDKVNKLCVKLLKSQQKKNISVLDEMQYSDNIYLLQKLFKVILDAQEGDTKAIRIKSNINNEMNKKPFF, encoded by the coding sequence ATGGTTAACAAGCTTAGAGAACTTAGAAGCGAAAAAGACCTTACATTACGTACAGCTGTAAAAGAGCTTAGTAAAAAAACTGGTCTATCAATCTCGCCTGATACATTAGCAAAATACGAACGCGGTGTACGTGAGCCAAAACTAGTAGTCTGGCAAAAATTAGCAGATTTTTATAATGTCAGTATTCTTTATATACAAGGAATATCACCGTATAAAACCAAAAAAGAAGTTTACGAAAATCAACAAGATAACAATTATCGTTTAAATCTAATGCATTTCGTTCAAGAACAGCTTGGCACTGATAATTATAGAAATGATACTGAACTACAAGAACTAGAAAAAGCTTTATTAAAAGAGCAAACTCAGCTAAATGTTGAATCAGATCGCTATGTTAGCTATGATGATTTACTTGCTTATTCAAATTTAGCAAAAATTCTTTTTAGCCCGAATTTTTTTTCACACACAAATAATGAATACATTGATAAAGTTAACAAACTGTGTGTGAAACTATTAAAAAGCCAACAAAAGAAGAACATTTCAGTGTTAGATGAAATGCAATATTCAGACAACATCTATTTGTTACAAAAATTATTCAAAGTTATTTTAGACGCTCAAGAGGGGGATACTAAAGCAATAAGAATAAAATCTAATATTAATAATGAAATGAACAAAAAGCCCTTCTTCTAG
- a CDS encoding virulence-associated E family protein, with protein MGKAMDLPAETREAANNVIKMQRDADWQNDFKKNSDDGIKTQSLYNIRLIMEHDEMLKGLVVFDEFSEQIVKTPQADNSLFKKGFWNDSDDTLLRSYIEDHYNLLFSKENITDAVVTEARRKTINPVKARIEAVEWDGQPRAERYFIDYLGAEDNHYTRTITKKWLTGLIARAYVPGVKFEIVPILEGSQGLGKSTAGKNLYPDKFNDSLKGMGKQKDDYQQLQGSWIIEVAELSAMKKTDVEGIKNFISAQSDTYRNSYGRYALPHPRKCVFIGTTNQTDYLKDATGERRFYPIKCGVNKAKLDVWHPDENYILQVLAEAAYWFRNGELLYLDQATLKEAKAYQMAAEAVDPMRDAIEEFLAMEVPTDWGKMSTSLKQSYVSDYGQQSKWLQDQVSNERKLLNQTTTREIMEVVFHKTVDRYLTGRTNSEAKRIKLLMDNMDGWKSQRIRMNGQRLHGYMREV; from the coding sequence ATGGGCAAAGCAATGGATTTACCAGCAGAGACCCGAGAAGCGGCCAATAATGTTATCAAAATGCAACGTGACGCTGATTGGCAGAATGATTTCAAAAAAAATTCGGACGATGGGATCAAAACACAGTCTCTTTACAATATCCGTTTAATTATGGAACATGACGAAATGTTGAAAGGACTAGTTGTCTTTGACGAGTTCTCGGAACAAATTGTCAAAACACCACAAGCAGACAATTCACTGTTCAAAAAAGGTTTTTGGAATGATAGTGATGACACGTTATTGAGAAGTTATATTGAAGATCATTACAACTTGTTATTCAGCAAGGAAAATATTACCGACGCGGTAGTTACAGAAGCACGCCGCAAGACAATCAATCCGGTTAAGGCTCGTATTGAAGCGGTAGAATGGGACGGCCAGCCACGTGCTGAACGTTATTTCATTGATTACTTAGGTGCCGAAGATAATCACTACACCCGCACCATCACTAAGAAATGGCTAACTGGTCTTATTGCCCGGGCCTATGTTCCCGGAGTTAAGTTTGAAATTGTACCTATCTTAGAGGGAAGCCAAGGACTTGGCAAGAGTACGGCTGGTAAGAATCTATACCCGGATAAATTCAATGATTCGCTGAAAGGAATGGGTAAGCAGAAAGACGATTATCAACAGTTACAAGGTAGTTGGATTATTGAAGTTGCCGAGCTTTCCGCCATGAAAAAAACGGACGTTGAGGGAATTAAAAATTTTATTAGTGCACAATCCGACACATATCGGAATAGTTACGGCCGCTATGCGTTGCCACACCCGCGTAAATGCGTATTTATTGGCACGACTAACCAAACCGACTATTTAAAGGACGCGACCGGTGAACGGCGCTTCTATCCAATTAAATGTGGGGTCAACAAGGCCAAATTAGATGTATGGCACCCGGACGAGAATTATATACTTCAAGTATTGGCGGAGGCCGCGTATTGGTTTAGGAATGGCGAACTGCTATATCTGGATCAGGCCACCTTGAAAGAGGCTAAGGCGTATCAGATGGCTGCGGAAGCTGTTGACCCTATGCGAGATGCCATTGAAGAATTTTTAGCAATGGAAGTTCCCACAGATTGGGGAAAAATGAGTACCAGCTTAAAACAAAGCTATGTCAGTGACTACGGTCAGCAATCTAAGTGGCTACAAGATCAAGTTAGCAATGAACGGAAACTGCTCAATCAAACAACAACTCGGGAAATTATGGAAGTTGTCTTCCATAAAACAGTTGATCGTTATTTAACCGGGCGAACAAACTCGGAAGCTAAGCGAATTAAGTTGTTAATGGACAATATGGACGGGTGGAAAAGTCAACGAATTAGAATGAATGGCCAACGTCTACATGGGTATATGCGCGAAGTTTAA
- a CDS encoding bifunctional DNA primase/polymerase, producing the protein MNEFATLDKAIELAQQGYSVYPLIENMKKPPKGVSGYKDATIDQGTIFAWFENHPAYNLGLRLDLSDLLVVDIDMHDPTKNGRTSLAQLFKQGLTLPNDTYIERTANNGVHYFFKYAGAKVRKIDVWPGIDLLSDFTVIAPSEINGKPYAPLDGRTLADIKPVPQWLVDKLAGQKVNWPSERAYTTRQKKYTGRLLDEMVTGTTQGNRNAWLTKIAGRMFGVGASPKTVYNMLSVINDSFVDPALPSKEVNVIFQSILKRESKGVH; encoded by the coding sequence ATGAACGAGTTCGCAACACTTGATAAAGCCATTGAGCTGGCACAACAAGGCTATTCAGTTTACCCGTTAATTGAGAATATGAAGAAACCGCCCAAAGGAGTGTCAGGCTATAAAGACGCAACTATTGATCAAGGAACCATCTTTGCATGGTTTGAAAATCACCCGGCTTATAACTTAGGCTTGCGGCTAGATTTATCGGATTTATTGGTTGTTGACATTGATATGCACGATCCAACTAAAAACGGCCGGACTAGCTTGGCACAACTATTTAAGCAAGGGCTGACGTTGCCGAATGATACCTACATTGAACGGACGGCTAACAACGGCGTACATTACTTTTTTAAATACGCGGGTGCTAAGGTTCGCAAAATTGACGTTTGGCCCGGAATTGACTTGCTAAGTGACTTCACGGTGATCGCACCAAGCGAGATTAACGGCAAACCGTATGCCCCCTTAGATGGCCGAACCTTGGCTGATATTAAGCCGGTTCCTCAATGGCTAGTTGACAAGTTGGCGGGGCAAAAAGTGAACTGGCCGTCAGAACGCGCCTATACCACACGCCAAAAGAAGTATACCGGTCGCTTGTTAGATGAAATGGTAACTGGGACAACCCAAGGTAATCGCAACGCTTGGTTAACTAAAATTGCTGGTCGTATGTTTGGCGTCGGCGCTTCTCCCAAGACAGTCTATAACATGCTGTCAGTGATCAATGATTCGTTCGTTGATCCGGCACTACCAAGCAAGGAAGTTAATGTGATTTTTCAATCCATTTTAAAACGAGAGAGTAAGGGGGTTCATTAA